In Brettanomyces nanus chromosome 3, complete sequence, a single genomic region encodes these proteins:
- the SSC1 gene encoding Hsp70 ATPase ssc1 (BUSCO:EOG09340Y5U), protein MYYSKMTVEYQRSLGSHKLRLKEAQGQVPGLTRQSLLAIKSVYPESYKISRIEGKDDDLIIDLYNIEQLGQLDSRKAEFTRLLNIQLAKNPSTIEDLITYKLPGNGSNNKIPSNHSICFSRPKGSSKILKNSISKFQFHEKTPVGGTKSLLERIRTKEKNNAKFQDQLHLRKEKYIESKMRPVYDVLYTESPKDGSTYSLTMGQLERLLNDSTEIPMARQDIVETVKKLDQFIDGIDLIIVGKLEVIKIANLFVALPIMFASVSKSFRSIAKRQVRFNSNKVTGTVIGIDLGTTNSAVAVMEGKVPKIIENAEGSRTTPSIVAFTKDGERLVGIPAKRQAVVNPENTLFATKRLIGRRFEDAEVQRDIKQVPFKIVKHSNGDAWVEARGKQYSPSQIGGFVLNKMKETAESYLGKPVKNAVVTVPAYFNDSQRQATKDAGAIVGLSVARVVNEPTAAALAYGLDRADQSKVVAVFDLGGGTFDISILDIDNGVFEVKSTNGDTHLGGEDFDNTLVNYILADFKKQSGIDLSGDRMAIQRIKEAAEKAKIELSSTVSTEVNLPFITADASGPKHINMKITRAQMENLVDPLIKRTIEPCKKALKDAGLATSDISEVILVGGMSRMPKVAATVKSLFGREPSKSVNPDEAVAIGAAIQGAVLSGEVKDVLLLDVTPLSLGIETLGGVFTRLIPRNTTIPTKKSQVFSTAADGQTSVEIRVFQGERELVRDNKLIGNFTLSGIPPAPKGVPQIEVTFDIDADGIINVSAKDKASGKDNSITVAGSSGLTDSEIEKMVNDAEKYKDEDKTRKESIENANKADQLCNDTEKSLNEFGDKLDKAEIEEVKKLITELRELVVKVNGGESVGADTIKQKLDQLQQKSLKLFEQMYKNQQQQQNNNDNNNNNGGSSGDSSNNGTESK, encoded by the exons ATGTACT ATTCTAAAA TGACCGTTGAATACCAACGTTCTTTGGGTTCTCACAAACTTCGCCTCAAAGAAGCTCAAGGCCAAGTACCGGGTCTCACTCGTCAATCCCTTTTGGCTATCAAAAGTGTTTATCCAGAATCTTACAAAATCTCTCgtattgaaggaaaagacgATGATTTGATTATAGATCTCTACAATATCGAACAATTGGGTCAACTTGACTCGAGGAAAGCCGAATTTACTCGTTTGTTAAACATACAGTTAGCTAAGAACCCTTCTACAATTGAAGACTTAATTACATATAAGCTACCTGGTAACGGTTCCAATAACAAAATTCCATCCAATCACTCCATTTGTTTTTCACGACCCAAAGGTTCGTCCAAGATCCTTAAGAATAGCATCTCTAAGTTTCAATTTCATGAGAAGACACCAGTCGGTGGAACCAAATCACTTCTAGAACGCATTCGtacaaaggaaaagaacaaCGCAAAGTTCCAGGATCAACTACActtaagaaaagaaaagtacATAGAGTCCAAAATGAGGCCCGTCTATGATGTGCTATATACAGAGTCTCCCAAGGATGGAAGCACATACAGCTTAACTATGGGCCAACTTGAAAGGCTGCTTAATGATTCTACGGAAATTCCCATGGCCAGGCAGGACATAGTGGAGACGGTGAAGAAATTAGACCAGTTCATCGACGGAATTGATTTGATTATTGTGGGTAAATTAGAGGTGATTAAG ATAGCTAATTTGTTCGTTGCGTTACCCATAATGTTCGCTAGTGTCTCTAAATCATTTAGAAGTATTGCCAAGAGACAGGTTAGATTCAACTCTAACAAGGTCACCGGTACCGTTATCGGTATCGATTTGGGTACCACCAACTCTGCCGTTGCTGTTATGGAGGGTAAGGTTCCTAAGATTATTGAGAATGCAGAAGGTTCTAGAACCACCCCTTCCATTGTTGCCTTTACGAAGGATGGTGAAAGATTGGTTGGTATTCCTGCCAAGAGACAGGCTGTTGTTAACCCGGAAAACACCTTGTTTGCTACTAAGAGATTGATTGGTAGAAGATTTGAGGATGCAGAAGTCCAGAGAGACATTAAGCAGGTTCCTTTCAAAATTGTTAAGCACTCCAACGGTGATGCTTGGGTTGAGGCTCGTGGTAAGCAGTACTCTCCATCTCAAATTGGTGGTTTTGTGCTTAataagatgaaggagactGCCGAGTCTTATTTGGGTAAGCCTGTCAAGAATGCCGTTGTTACGGTTCCTGCATACTTCAACGATTCCCAGAGACAGGCCACTAAGGATGCTGGTGCTATTGTTGGCTTGTCTGTTGCAAGAGTTGTCAACGAAcctactgctgctgctttgGCATACGGTTTGGACAGGGCTGACCAGTCTAAAGTTGTTGCCGTGTTTGACTTAGGTGGAGGTACCTTTGATATCTCTATTTTGGATATCGACAATGGTGTCTTTGAGGTTAAATCTACTAATGGTGATACTCATTTAGGTGGAGAAGACTTTGATAACACTCTGGTTAACTACATTTTGGCTGATTTCAAGAAGCAAAGTGGAATCGATCTTTCCGGGGACAGAATGGCCATTCAGAGAATTAAGGAGGCCGCAGAGAAGGCTAAAATTGAGCTTTCTTCCACTGTCAGTACTGAAGTTAACTTGCCTTTCATCACTGCCGATGCTAGTGGTCCAAAGCATATTAACATGAAGATCACTAGAGCTCAGATGGAGAATTTGGTTGATCCATTGATCAAGAGAACTATTGAGCCTTGTAAAAAGGCTCTCAAGGATGCTGGTTTGGCTACGTCTGATATCTCTGAGGTTATATTAGTCGGTGGTATGTCCAGAATGCCAAAGGTTGCCGCTACCGTCAAGAGTCTATTTGGCCGTGAGCCTTCCAAGTCCGTCAACCCTGATGAGGCTGTTGCCATTGGTGCAGCCATTCAAGGTGCTGTCTTGTCCGGAGAAGTGAAGGATGTTTTGTTGTTGGACGTTACTCCATTGTCTCTCGGTATCGAGACTCTTGGTGGTGTTTTCACCAGATTGATTCCAAGAAACACTACCATTCCAACGAAGAAGTCCCAAGTGTTCTCTACTGCTGCAGATGGTCAAACATCTGTGGAAATCAGAGTGTTCCAAGGTGAAAGAGAGTTGGTTAGAGACAACAAGTTGATTGGTAATTTCACTTTGTCCGGTATTCCACCTGCTCCAAAGGGTGTTCCTCAAATCGAGGTCACTTTTGACATTGACGCTGATGGTATTATCAACGTTTCTGCCAAGGACAAAGCTTCTGGTAAAGACAATTCCATTACGGTCGCCGGATCTTCTGGTTTGACTGACTCGGAGATTGAGAAGATGGTCAACGATGCAGAGAAGTACAAGGACGAAGACAAGACCAGAAAGGAGTCCATTGAGAATGCTAACAAGGCTGACCAGCTTTGTAATGACACAGAAAAGTCGTTGAACGAGTTTGGCGATAAGCTTGATAAGGCtgagattgaagaagtcaaaaAGCTTATTACCGAGTTGAGAGAGTTGGTTGTCAAAGTTAACGGTGGTGAAAGCGTTGGTGCCGATACTATCAAACAGAAGTTGGATCAGTTGCAACAGAAGTCGTTGAAGTTGTTTGAGCAGATGTACAAGAaccaacagcagcagcagaatAACAAcgacaacaacaacaataacGGTGGTAGCAGCGGCGATAGCTCTAACAACGGTACTGAGTCTAAATAG
- a CDS encoding uncharacterized protein (BUSCO:EOG093428A1) — protein sequence MSLINICRDNHDPFYRYKMPPIQAKIEGRGNGIKTNVLNAVEVARALNRPTAYVIKFFGFELGAQTAMNENQERYLINGVHDANKLQDVLDGFISKFVLCPSCKNPETSLNVTRDGHLKKDCKACGKVTEVDPRLKLVTYILKNPPKSSQKGSKKKQAATASANVVGGGKSISDIASEQKSDGSPGASGAGFTAEAVAGSRLANTEAPPSQKVEVKDDEWAVDMSEEAIEARARELNAMTLKDETEKYEEFGEWILSQDELPSDVAIFKKAQDMDIVNDRKTIEVLAQCLLDEEVLEEIDQHKGMFSKVLTTPKHEKSFLGGIERMIGTEHMDLVPQIPRILMQLYQNDLVSEEVIREWGTHVTKKYVPKDVSKKVRKAAKPFLVWLDEADEDEEENEDDGEDEE from the coding sequence ATGTCACTGATCAACATTTGCAGAGATAATCATGATCCATTCTACCGGTACAAGATGCCTCCGATCCAGGCCAAGATCGAGGGTAGAGGTAACGGTATTAAGACCAATGTGTTGAACGCAGTGGAAGTGGCTCGTGCTTTGAATAGACCCACTGCATACGTAATTAAGttctttggatttgaatTAGGTGCACAAACAGCCATGAACGAGAATCAGGAGAGATATTTAATCAATGGTGTTCACGATGCTAACAAATTACAGGATGTTTTGGATGGATTTATCAGCAAGTTTGTGCTTTGTCCATCTTGTAAGAACCCAGAGACCTCTTTGAACGTTACAAGAGACGgacatttgaagaaagattGCAAGGCATGTGGTAAGGTGACGGAGGTCGATCCACGATTGAAATTGGTTACAtatattttgaaaaatccaCCTAAAAGCAGTCAGAAAGGttctaagaagaagcaggcTGCCACTGCTTCTGCCAACGTCGTTGGAGGAGGTAAATCCATCTCAGATATTGCCTCTGAACAAAAGAGCGACGGTTCTCCTGGAGCTAGCGGGGCTGGATTTACTGCAGAGGCTGTTGCAGGCTCAAGATTGGCAAATACGGAGGCGCCACCTTCGCAAAAGGTCGAAGTTAAGGACGATGAATGGGCCGTCGATATGTCAGAAGAGGCCATTGAGGCTAGAGCACGTGAATTGAATGCAATGACGTTGAAAGATGAAACAGAAAAATATGAGGAGTTTGGAGAATGGATCCTCAGTCAGGATGAGCTACCTTCAGATGTggccatcttcaaaaaagcACAGGATATGGATATTGTGAACGATAGGAAAACTATTGAGGTGTTGGCACAGTGTCTATTGGACGAAGAGGTTCTTGAGGAGATTGATCAGCATAAGGGTATGTTCAGCAAGGTGTTGACTACACCTAAGCACGAGAAATCTTTTCTTGGTGGAATAGAGAGGATGATTGGTACTGAGCACATGGATTTGGTGCCGCAAATTCCGAGAATTCTCATGCAACTCTATCAAAATGACCTAGTGTCTGAGGAGGTTATTAGAGAATGGGGTACTCATGTCACCAAGAAATATGTTCCTAAGGATGTTTCGAAAAAGGTCAGAAAGGCCGCTAAGCCATTTTTGGTTTGGTTGgatgaagcagatgaggatgaggaggaaaatGAGGATGACGGAGAGGACGAAGAGTAA
- a CDS encoding uncharacterized protein (EggNog:ENOG41) yields MSESYLRFILSLRSYVLSQDPRICQSLSFLDHIKDLSSLPDYNEQGLLEKYPPLQILQQGDQLPNIEEWSAIATAYCLLISDLKHLKFMGTISHSAELVNQIVRCAQRETGWICLPMMTVTSELRKLVFIYVQSSEYKAAKEHKLKQSQFDVYLDEKLANLLQKPFKVCLSDKCEDKKFAVYFFANELFKTYMKFGKYDAANNMCKVFQHSPNLPDLSTVSKSQVITYRYFMALVECMNFDRLQSATQLLNQALDACKTGDKYHHNQKASILVLLLPLNFLAHRWLPSSMLWKQYPELSLAFKSIFDSIKEGNLKVFDEEVTRMQKMMLERHVYSLFIRIRPFIELRLFTKVHHFYKGEKPHIIPLSQFSSALKYSSSRDYTIEEVESRLASLIYAGQIKGYISHSNEVIVLSKSDAFPSTM; encoded by the coding sequence ATGAGTGAATCGTATCTTCGCTTTATTCTCTCTCTTAGATCCTATGTTCTTTCGCAGGATCCAAGAATATGCCAGTCTCTATCGTTTCTTGATCACATTAAAGATCTTTCATCTCTTCCTGATTATAATGAACAGGGTCTCCTAGAGAAATATCCTCCTCTGCAAATACTTCAACAGGGTGATCAACTGCCgaatattgaagaatggagTGCCATAGCAACGGCTTATTGTCTTTTAATCAGTGATCTTAAACATTTGAAATTTATGGGGACTATTTCGCATTCTGCAGAGTTGGTTAATCAAATAGTACGATGTGCACAGAGGGAAACCGGATGGATTTGTTTGCCAATGATGACGGTTACATCTGAATTACGTAAGCTTGTGTTTATTTACGTTCAATCATCTGAATACAAGGCTGCCAAGGAACATAAGCTCAAACAGTCACAGTTTGACGTGTATCTAGATGAAAAGTTGGCCAACCTACTTCAAAAACCTTTTAAAGTGTGTCTCAGTGACAAGTGTGAAGATAAGAAGTTTGCCGTTTACTTTTTTGCCAATGAGTTGTTCAAGACATATATGAAATTTGGTAAATATGATGCTGCCAATAACATGTGCAAAGTTTTTCAACATTCGCCTAACTTACCCGATTTGTCCACTGTGTCTAAATCCCAGGTCATAACTTATCGTTATTTTATGGCTTTAGTTGAATGTATGAATTTTGATCGTCTTCAAAGTGCAACTCAGCTACTCAACCAGGCATTAGATGCTTGTAAGACTGGTGATAAATATCATCATAACCAAAAGGCTTCCATATTAGTACTTCTACTACCCTTGAATTTCCTTGCTCATCGATGGcttccatcttcaatgCTATGGAAACAATATCCGGAACTATCGTTGGCTTTTAAGTCCATTTTTGACTCCATCAAAGAGGGAAACTTGAAGGTATTCGATGAGGAAGTAACTAGAATGCAGAAAATGATGCTTGAAAGACACGTCTATTCGCTCTTTATTCGAATCAGACCTTTTATTGAACTCAGACTCTTTACAAAAGTCCATCATTTCTATAAGGGTGAAAAACCCCATATAATTCCTCTCTCTCAATTCTCCTCAGCATTGAAATATAGTTCCTCAAGGGATTATACAATAGAAGAGGTCGAATCACGACTAGCTAGTCTGATCTATGCTGGACAAATTAAAGGCTACATTTCGCACAGTAATGAAGTCATTGTACTCAGCAAAAGCGATGCATTTCCGTCTACTATGTAA
- a CDS encoding uncharacterized protein (BUSCO:EOG09342OF4) yields MAASIKSAAAVNADEKSDLTATNSSATAAADDDGDGVIDGVAAAPAPKKPREVPVIKRKLNGYVGFANLPKQWHRKSIRRGFSFNLMVVGTKGLGKSTLINTLFNKELYKMDESPKVVYPDPEQPVEAKIETVGSEIEENNVKLNLSVIDCPGFGENIDNTQVSWKPIVDEINRRFDQYLEQETKVNRSTTVDNRVHALLYFIEPTGHSLKPLDIEFMKQVHQKVNLIPVIARSDTLTEMEVSQSKQLILDDIKNQGITLFNPPIYDNDDDETASVTQEMVEKIPFAVVGSTNYIQTPDGRTVRGRSYPWGIIEVDNEEDCDLIKLRQLLVRNFMEELKETTSKVLYERYRTEKLAKLGIKQDDSVFREFDPVLKQEEEKQLHEAKLSNMEAQMRSIFKQKVTREEKKLQETEADLFSKHKEMREKLLKQIKLLEEKKKDLEKIKSQQTHSSPQINVTSDLYNVLGVAHDASPEDIRRAYRKLALRYHPDKVGESEREAAEIRFKEITQAYSIIGDSDKRRDYDIYGERVPGAPPPSGPESYGFGGAAFDGADFDFSPNDFANFFNGMNTGGGMPGMGGAVPGMDGESRGRPTSRGFRGPSRGPPKGKKHEDGIERTEDAHFNVEVIFLDLYNGKVVKLSEERDRICDKCKGKGVKKSAVEISCSSCNSTGYERRYRHIGGLSIVETIACSKCNGQGTYYREKDYCKRCKGTGVVKESKILEFAIPKGSANEGSIVLRGESDQSPGLTTGDVILEWKLKPTDKESHFERHGDDLYTKVRVPLVDALCGFSRDKFVETLDNRWLSIKMPQGKVLRPGDSIIIPNEGMPVCGNYRNRHGDLYVAIDIEFPKDDWAIEKNDITSLKSILDIKYGTKGQNSDLNDNSDVTNVWFKVKGKSELPVSFNSYNANAVVNSGVDERKGWFGRWF; encoded by the exons ATGGCTGCTTCAATTAAGTCTGCCGCTGCTGTTAATGCTGATGAGAAATCAGATCTTACTGCAACTAATTCCAGCGCTACTGCCgctgctgatgatgatggtgatggtgTTATTGATGgtgttgctgctgctcctgctcCTAAAAAGCCTAGGGAAGTCCCTGTAATCAAGCGAAAGTTGAACGGCTACGTCGGTTTTGCCAACTTGCCTAAACAGTGGCACAGAAAGTCCATTCGTCGAGGTTTCAGCTTCAATCTCATGGTTGTAGGCACTAAGGGTCTTGGTAAGTCCACATTGATAAACACTCTATTCAACAAAGAGTTGTACAAAATGGATGAGTCTCCTAAAGTGGTGTATCCTGATCCTGAGCAGCCGGTGGAAGCCAAAATCGAGACTGTTGGTTCTGAAATTGAGGAAAATAATGTTAAGTTGAATCTTTCCGTCATTGACTGTCCAGGCTTTGGtgaaaatattgataaCACTCAAGTTTCTTGGAAACCTATCGTGGATGAGATTAATCGGCGGTTTGATCAGTATTTGGAACAAGAGACTAAAGTTAACCGCTCAACTACAGTTGACAACAGAGTCCACGCACTTCTTTACTTTATCGAGCCAACGGGTCATTCTTTGAAGCCTTTGGACATCGAGTTTATGAAGCAGGTTCATCAGAAGGTTAATTTGATTCCGGTTATTGCTCGTTCTGACACTTTAACAGAGATGGAGGTCAGTCAATCGAAACAATTGATCTTGGATGACATTAAAAACCAAGGTATTACTCTATTTAACCCACCAATCTAcgacaatgatgatgatgagactGCGTCTGTGACTCAGGAAATGGTTGAGAAAATTCCATTTGCTGTGGTTGGTTCCACCAATTATATTCAGACTCCAGATGGACGTACCGTGAGAGGAAGGTCGTATCCATGGGGAATCATTGAGGTTGACAATGAGGAAGACTGTGATCTTATCAAATTGAGACAATTATTGGTGAGAAACTTCATggaggaattgaaagagactACTTCCAAAGTATTGTACGAAAGATACAGAACTGAGAAGTTGGCAAAGTTAGGAATAAAGCAAGATGATTCCGTGTTTAGAGAGTTCGACCCAGTGTTGaagcaggaagaagagaagcaattACACGAGGCTAAATTGAGCAATATGGAGGCTCAAATGCGGTCGATTTTCAAGCAAAAGGTCACcagagaagagaagaagttaCAAGAGACTGAGGCAGATCTTTTCAGCAAGCACAAGGAAATGCGTgagaagttgttgaagcagatcaagctcttggaagagaagaagaaggatttagagaagatcaagagcCAGCAGACGCATTCTTCTCCGCAGATCAACG TGACAAGCGATTTGTATAATGTCCTGGGTGTGGCTCACGATGCAAGTCCTGAAGACATTAGGCGTGCGTATAGAAAGCTTGCTCTTAGGTATCATCCGGACAAGGTTGGTGAAAGCGAGCGGGAAGCAGCAGAAATCAGGTTCAAGGAAATCACACAGGCATACAGTATCATTGGTGACTCGGACAAGCGCCGAGATTACGATATATATGGAGAGCGAGTGCCTGGAGCACCACCACCTTCTGGACCAGAATCGTATGGATTCGGAGGAGCTGCATTTGACGGCGCAgactttgatttctcgCCTAATGACTTTGCTAATTTCTTTAATGGCATGAATACGGGAGGTGGTATGCCCGGTATGGGGGGTGCAGTGCCTGGAATGGATGGAGAATCGCGTGGAAGACCAACTTCTCGAGGTTTTAGAGGACCTTCCAGAGGACCTCCTAAAGGTAAGAAGCATGAAGATGGAATAGAAAGAACGGAAGATGCACATTTCAATGTTGAGGTGATATTTCTGGACCTCTATAACGGCAAGGTGGTGAAACTTTCAGAAGAACGAGATCGAATATGTGATAAATGTAAAGGTAAAGGAGTCAAGAAGAGTGCCGTTGAGATCAGTTGTTCAAGCTGTAACTCTACGGGATATGAGAGGAGATATAGACATATTGGGGGTCTTTCGATAGTGGAGACAATTGCATGCAGTAAATGCAATGGTCAAGGAACATACtacagagaaaaagacTACTGTAAGAGATGTAAAGGTACAGGGGTAGTTAAAGAGTCCAAAATATTGGAATTTGCTATACCTAAAGGGTCAGCCAACGAAGGATCTATAGTGCTCAGAGGGGAATCAGACCAAAGTCCTGGTTTGACTACAGGAGATGTGATTTTAGAGTGGAAATTGAAACCCACAGACAAGGAAAGTCATTTTGAAAGACATGGTGATGACTTATACACCAAGGTTCGTGTTCCATTGGTGGATGCACTCTGTGGATTCTCCAGAGATAAGTTTGTGGAAACTTTAGATAATCGCTGGTTGTCAATTAAGATGCCTCAAGGCAAAGTGTTGAGGCCAGGAGATTCCATTATAATTCCAAACGAAGGAATGCCTGTTTGTGGCAATTACCGCAATCGCCACGGTGACTTGTACGTTGCAATCGATATAGAGTTCCCTAAGGATGACTGGGCAATAGAAAAAAACGATATCACGTCGTTGAAATCGATATTGGACATCAAGTATGGAACTAAAGGTCAAAATTCAGACTTGAATGATAATAGTGACGTGACAAATGTCTGGTTTAAGGTTAAGGGAAAAAGCGAGTTGCCTGTTTCGTTCAATAGCTATAATGCGAATGCAGTTGTTAATTCTGGAGTGGATGAGAGGAAGGGATGGTTTGGCAGATGGTTCTAA
- a CDS encoding uncharacterized protein (EggNog:ENOG41) produces MSRRSSLTKLIFLSILIAVGFLNIVLSCALYDNWLPLTVVAIFLAAPIPNSLAQCVSTSYDSNFLGDYDDDGSMGNPVVDFCHFLTGFLVLGGTFLPLVLYHCHLIKIGSLALSLTGGFIIYISIALFTMGFKDDDNDGYDF; encoded by the coding sequence ATGTCGCGTCGCTCGTCGCTTACAAAGCTCATTTTCCTTAGCATCTTGATTGCTGTGGGATTTCTCAACATCGTTCTCAGCTGTGCCCTATACGATAACTGGCTCCCGTTAACAGTGGTGGCGATCTTCCTTGCAGCACCCATCCCAAACTCCTTAGCACAATGCGTTTCTACATCATACGACTCAAATTTTCTAGGcgattatgatgatgatggatcCATGGGAAATCCTGTTGTTGACTTCTGCCATTTCCTTACGGGATTTTTGGTTCTTGGTGGTACCTTTCTTCCATTGGTACTCTATCACTGCCATCTAATCAAGATTGGAAGTTTGGCATTAAGCTTGACTGGAGGTTTCATCATTTACATAAGCATTGCTCTTTTCACAATGGGCTTTAAAGACGACGACAACGATGGGTACGATTTCTAg
- a CDS encoding uncharacterized protein (BUSCO:EOG09342ALB) yields MTVEMKFPQFKLEGDIVNDILINSRNRTIAWSACVKANYLKEEEANCLKRVSDCAEVKDRVNVIMKDADLYAEKMISIVSRPTQDDIARFVLVIIVDTLVTPDRDFSKYILGTSHVNSSLPYAPLTKLLESKDESIRLCASYVLTLLLTSRDAAKSGKEKTLLPLYRFIDKSLLKDESVDMNFVGVQLLKELLQIKIYRDFYWKHQKELFPSLLQILLERRGELQMKYYTVFSVWLITFNKSAVVDLNEQYPNIIEILYAIGKDAVKEKIVRLAIDSLINLLNISDKREKEQVVKHYLLAEGLEITKQLLERKWADEELKADLNDMLETLDDAVTTLTTFDEYANELKTKTFVWSPSHKSEEFWYENIDKFKENNWRLLKEMVALLGEKKTDDEKKLYQNQAIVCFDISQMIKQAPETAKVLEKIGGKSKVMNLMNSQNQNVKYEALRTTQQLVAMTL; encoded by the coding sequence ATGACCGTCGAAATGAAATTTCCTCAATTCAAGCTGGAGGGTGATATAGTTAATGATATTCTTATCAATTCCAGAAATAGAACTATTGCCTGGAGTGCATGCGTCAAAGCCAATTACttaaaggaggaagaggccAATTGTCTTAAGAGAGTGTCTGATTGTGCTGAAGTGAAGGACAGAGTCAACGTGATAATGAAGGATGCTGATTTGTATGCAGAAAAGATGATTTCGATAGTTTCTAGGCCCACTCAGGATGATATAGCGCGGTTTGTTCTTGTCATTATAGTGGATACATTGGTGACACCCGATAGAGATTTCTCCAAATACATCTTGGGCACTTCGCACGTGAACTCATCACTTCCTTATGCACCATTAACGAAGCTACTTGAGTCAAAAGACGAGTCCATCCGTCTATGTGCTTCTTATGTCTTAACATTGCTCTTAACTAGTCGGGATGCTGCTAAAAgtggcaaagaaaagacacTCCTACCTCTATACAGGTTCATAGACAAGTCATTATTGAAGGACGAGAGCGTAGATATGAATTTTGTTGGTGTAcagttgttgaaggagCTATTGCAGATCAAAATATACCGGGATTTCTACTGGAAGCACCAAAAAGAGCTATTTCCTTCACTCTTACAAATTCTCCTGGAGAGAAGGGGTGAACTACAGATGAAGTATTATACAGTATTTTCAGTGTGGCTTATTACATTCAACAAGAGTGCCGTGGTGGACCTGAATGAACAGTATCCCAACATTATTGAGATTTTATATGCAATTGGTAAGGATGCtgtaaaggagaagatcGTTAGACTGGCCATAGACTCTCTTATTAATCTTTTGAACATTTCAGAtaaaagagagaaggaaCAGGTCGTGAAACACTATCTTCTTGCAGAAGGTTTAGAGATCACCAAGCagcttttggaaagaaaatgggCAGACGAAGAATTAAAGGCCGATTTGAACGATATGCTAGAAACTTTAGATGATGCCGTTACTACTTTGACGACATTTGATGAATATGCGAACGAATTGAAGACAAAAACGTTTGTTTGGTCACCATCCCATAAATCTGAGGAGTTTTGGTACGAGAATATCGACAAGTTTAAGGAGAACAACTGGAGattgttgaaagagatggtTGCATTATTAGGTGAAAAAAAgactgatgatgaaaagaaattatATCAGAATCAAGCAATCGTTTGCTTTGACATCAGTCAGATGATTAAGCAGGCCCCAGAGACCGCGAAAGTGTTGGAAAAGATAGGAGGGAAATCCAAGGTGATGAATCTTATGAACTCTCAAAATCAGAATGTCAAATATGAGGCCCTTAGGACGACACAGCAGTTGGTTGCAATGACGTTGTGA
- the RFC4 gene encoding replication factor C subunit 4 — MAETKYPLDLELPWVEKYRPKYLKDVVGNKDTIDSLERIAQEGNMPHLIISGLPGIGKTTSILCLARELLNDDPKLMKDAILELNASDDRGIDVVRNQIKQFAQKKVSLPSNREKIIILDEADSMTAGAQQALRRTMEIYSDTTRFAFACNQSSKIIEPIQSRCAILRFNRLQDEEILQALQRIVDREKIECTEDGLAALIFTAEGDMRQAINNLQSTFYGFQLVNAENVYKIVDSPHPLLISKMLMLANEGKIEESLNILKELWNKGYSAIDIVTVSFRVMKTMYKLSENRRLELIRIIGFTHMRILEGVSTYLQLACMVGKIAKQINPAK, encoded by the coding sequence ATGGCAGAAACGAAATATCCGCTTGATCTAGAACTCCCATGGGTGGAAAAATATCGTCCCAAATATCTAAAGGATGTTGTTGGTAACAAGGATACAATAGACTCTCTAGAGCGAATTGCACAAGAAGGTAACATGCCTCATTTGATTATCTCAGGATTACCAGGAATTGGTAAAACAACGTCTATTTTATGCCTTGCCCGAGAATTATTAAACGATGATCCAAAATTAATGAAGGATGCCATATTAGAATTGAATGCTTCGGACGATCGAGGCATCGATGTTGTGAGAAACCAGATTAAACAGTTTGcacagaagaaggtttcaTTACCATccaatagagaaaagatcaTTATTTtagatgaagcagattcAATGACGGCGGGTGCACAACAGGCATTGAGAAGAACGATGGAAATTTACTCGGATACGACAAGATTTGCATTTGCTTGTAATCAGAGTAGCAAGATCATCGAGCCTATTCAAAGTAGATGTGCTATATTGAGGTTCAATAGACTTCAAGATGAGGAGATTTTGCAAGCATTACAACGAATTGTGGATAGGGAAAAGATCGAGTGCACAGAAGATGGCTTGGCAGCACTTATTTTTACGGCCGAAGGTGATATGAGACAGGCTATCAACAATCTACAGAGTACGTTTTATGGCTTCCAATTGGTGAATGCAGAAAACGTTTATAAAATTGTGGACTCCCCTCATCCCTTGTTGATTTCCAAGATGTTGATGTTGGCCAACGAGGGGAAAATAGAGGAGAGTTTGAATatattgaaggaattaTGGAATAAGGGATACTCTGCCATTGATATTGTCACTGTCAGCTTTAGAGTGATGAAGACAATGTACAAATTGAGTGAAAATAGAAGATTGGAATTGATAAGGATTATTGGATTTACGCATATGAGGATATTGGAGGGAGTTAGTACGTATTTGCAGTTGGCCTGTATGGTGGGTAAGATAGCAAAGCAGATCAACCCAGCTAAATAA